The following proteins are co-located in the Pectinophora gossypiella chromosome 7, ilPecGoss1.1, whole genome shotgun sequence genome:
- the LOC126368492 gene encoding transmembrane protein 147, with protein sequence MTLYHFGNCLALVYAPYHMAYKFSGISEYSTFSKCVYAGGLYIFTQLCKMLLLATFFPDSDGSQVEGEYNVFLEILKATVDFADLLGLYFAMNAVPGKGHAKILTAAIGWASAEVLVTRSVPLWVGARGSEFDWRYVRSCAESNVALLAHAAAAALVWLAQRSDLPRAHAPLVLALLVLSPYRALLEDAVGSLLALSAWALLALRAVHAAVVGLTALGMYAVLVQQIGI encoded by the exons atGACCCTTTACCATTTCGGCAATTGCCTAGCATTAGTGTACGCGCCATATCATATGGCATATAAGTTTTCTGGCAT ATCTGAATACTCAACTTTTTCAAAATGTGTGTACGCGGGTGGATTGTACATTTTCACGCAGCTTTGCAAGATGCTGCTGCTCGCCACCTTCTTCCCCGACTCTGACGGCAGCCAGGTGGAGGGCGAATATAATGTGTTCTTG GAAATCCTGAAAGCAACAGTGGATTTTGCAGACTTACTAGGTCTATACTTTGCTATGAATGCAGTGCCAGGCAAGGGTCATGCGAAGATTCTCACTGCTGCCATTGGATGGGCCAGTGCTGAG GTGTTAGTGACGCGCAGCGTGCCGCTGTGGGTAGGCGCGCGCGGGTCCGAGTTCGACTGGCGCTACGTGCGGTCGTGTGCTGAGTCCAATGTGGCGCTGCTGGCGCACGCAGCAGCTGCGGCGCTCGTGTGGCTAGCGCAGCGTTCCGACCTGCCGCGTGCGCACGCGCCACTCGTGCTGGCGCTGCTAGTGCTGAGCCCCTACCGCGCGCTTCTCGAGGACGCCGTGGGTAGCCTGCTGGCACTGAGCGCCTGGGCTCTACTCGCTCTGCGTGCTGTCCACGCCGCCGTCGTCGGCCTCACCGCTCTTGGGATGTATGCCGTGTTGGTGCAGCAGATAGGGATATGA